In a genomic window of Streptomyces noursei ATCC 11455:
- a CDS encoding NUDIX hydrolase has translation MPPYDPSAFPPFAVTVDLVVLTVRRHALCALAVRRGEPPFQGRWALPGGFVRADEDLAEAAARELVEETGLHAYPPEGSPPPAYGAHLEQLATYGDPKRDPRMRVVSVAHLVLAPDLPAPRAGGDAHSARWAPVESLLDQEGSAHTREGDLTAPLAFDHARILADGVERARSKIEYSSLATAFCPQEFTVGELRRVYEAVWGVALDPRNFHRKVTGTPGFLVPTGGTTTRQGGRPAQLFRAGGATLLNPPMLRPEV, from the coding sequence ATGCCTCCCTACGACCCGTCGGCCTTCCCGCCCTTCGCCGTCACCGTCGACCTGGTCGTGCTCACCGTGCGCCGCCACGCCCTGTGCGCGCTGGCCGTGCGCCGCGGTGAGCCGCCGTTCCAGGGTCGCTGGGCCCTGCCCGGTGGATTCGTCCGCGCCGACGAGGACCTGGCGGAGGCGGCGGCCCGGGAACTCGTCGAGGAGACCGGCCTGCACGCCTACCCGCCGGAGGGCAGCCCGCCGCCCGCCTACGGCGCGCACCTCGAACAACTCGCCACCTACGGCGACCCCAAGCGCGACCCCCGCATGCGCGTGGTCAGCGTCGCGCACCTCGTCCTCGCCCCCGACCTGCCCGCGCCCCGGGCCGGCGGCGACGCCCACAGTGCCCGCTGGGCCCCCGTCGAATCCCTCCTGGACCAGGAGGGCAGTGCCCACACCCGCGAAGGCGACCTGACCGCCCCGCTCGCCTTCGACCACGCGCGCATCCTCGCCGACGGCGTGGAACGCGCCCGTTCGAAGATCGAATACTCCTCGCTCGCCACGGCCTTCTGCCCGCAGGAGTTCACCGTCGGCGAGCTGCGTCGCGTCTACGAGGCGGTCTGGGGCGTCGCCCTCGACCCCCGCAACTTCCACCGCAAGGTGACCGGCACCCCCGGCTTCCTGGTCCCCACCGGCGGCACCACCACCCGCCAGGGCGGCCGCCCCGCCCAGCTCTTCCGCGCCGGCGGCGCGACCCTCCTCAACCCGCCGATGCTGCGCCCGGAGGTCTGA
- a CDS encoding glycogen debranching N-terminal domain-containing protein, which translates to MALPSLAVSSPTGQLTGRGLDGCYRDGRRILSRCEVRAAGGEPLVVQGRLTGADRARFTGVIRRAGERGPDPEIRMERLRSADGTEQITFHSSAARPVRLPVEIHLGTDLADLGAVAVGLPGPELRAAVHGSGLRWSGRGAHATVTATPAPQDALASAGLLRWELELPPGGRRTIELHPRLEYGPAGQPAPAGRVGRIPVPGPRTAPTGPRARSERPPRSWSAARLECDDPRADALMAGSLDDLHGLLMRDPALPTDVFVAGGFPWRCGLAPAEALWTARMLLPLGTRLAAATLRTLARTQQATPGGDFGRIPGPLRDSGPHAPPGCTGIEATLLFPAVLAEARRWGLPDHETERLLPAAERCLQWLRTAADPRGAHRGGYLPDPAPDGPYRCETQAHAHRAAILGADLLDACGSPGAPALRDWAAELRARFRTDFWVEDRTGGRPAALLTGDGRPVPHLGATAAHLLDTGLLGGGTFAPGLLDAARTDQLARLLRAPVMDSGWGLRGLGAKESGYNPFGHRGGAVRVHETAVAVAGLAAAGHEAAAATLTRGILDAAESFGHRLPEMFAGEQRTAGGVPFPHPAACRPAAVAAAGAVQILLALAGLRPDVPAGTVAVRPLGNPPLGAMQLTGLTLAEQPFAVRISRLGMGMVEEAADGLQLGS; encoded by the coding sequence GTGGCCCTTCCCTCGCTCGCCGTGTCGTCCCCCACGGGGCAGCTGACCGGCCGGGGCCTGGACGGCTGCTACCGCGACGGCCGACGGATCCTCTCCCGCTGCGAGGTACGCGCAGCGGGCGGCGAACCCCTCGTCGTCCAGGGGCGGTTGACCGGCGCGGACCGCGCCCGGTTCACCGGCGTGATCCGCCGAGCGGGCGAGCGCGGACCGGACCCGGAGATCCGGATGGAGCGGCTGCGGTCCGCCGACGGCACCGAGCAGATCACCTTCCACAGCAGCGCCGCCCGACCCGTCCGGCTGCCGGTCGAGATCCACCTGGGCACCGACCTGGCGGACCTGGGCGCCGTCGCCGTCGGCCTCCCCGGCCCCGAACTCCGCGCCGCCGTCCACGGATCCGGCCTCCGCTGGTCCGGGCGCGGGGCCCACGCGACGGTCACCGCCACCCCCGCACCGCAGGACGCCCTGGCCTCCGCGGGCCTGCTCCGCTGGGAACTGGAGCTGCCCCCCGGCGGCCGGCGCACCATCGAGCTCCACCCCCGCCTGGAATACGGCCCGGCCGGACAACCGGCCCCGGCCGGACGGGTCGGCCGGATCCCGGTCCCCGGCCCGCGCACCGCGCCCACCGGCCCCCGCGCCCGCAGCGAACGGCCCCCGCGCTCCTGGTCCGCCGCCCGCCTGGAGTGCGACGACCCCCGCGCCGACGCCCTCATGGCGGGCAGCCTCGACGATCTGCACGGCCTGCTGATGCGCGACCCGGCCCTGCCCACGGACGTCTTCGTCGCCGGCGGCTTCCCCTGGCGCTGCGGCCTCGCCCCCGCCGAGGCCCTGTGGACCGCCCGGATGCTGCTCCCCCTCGGCACCCGGCTCGCCGCCGCCACCCTGCGCACCCTGGCCCGCACCCAACAAGCCACCCCAGGAGGGGATTTCGGCCGAATTCCCGGCCCCCTCCGGGACTCCGGACCCCACGCCCCGCCCGGCTGCACCGGCATCGAAGCCACCCTCCTCTTCCCGGCGGTCCTGGCCGAGGCCCGCCGCTGGGGCCTGCCCGATCACGAGACCGAGCGGCTGCTGCCCGCCGCCGAACGCTGCCTTCAGTGGCTGCGCACGGCCGCCGACCCGCGCGGCGCGCACCGCGGCGGCTACCTCCCCGACCCCGCACCCGACGGCCCCTACCGCTGCGAGACCCAGGCCCACGCCCACCGCGCCGCGATCCTCGGCGCCGATCTCCTGGACGCCTGCGGATCCCCCGGCGCCCCCGCGCTCCGCGACTGGGCGGCCGAACTGCGCGCCCGCTTCCGCACGGACTTCTGGGTGGAGGACCGCACCGGCGGCCGCCCGGCCGCCCTGCTCACCGGCGACGGCCGCCCCGTCCCGCACCTCGGCGCCACCGCCGCCCATCTCCTCGACACCGGCCTGCTCGGCGGCGGAACGTTCGCCCCCGGCCTGCTGGACGCCGCCCGGACCGACCAACTGGCCCGACTGCTCCGCGCCCCTGTCATGGACTCCGGATGGGGCCTGCGCGGACTCGGCGCCAAGGAGAGCGGCTACAACCCGTTCGGCCACCGCGGCGGAGCGGTCCGCGTCCACGAAACCGCCGTCGCCGTCGCCGGACTCGCCGCGGCCGGTCACGAGGCCGCCGCCGCCACCCTGACCAGGGGCATCCTCGACGCCGCCGAGAGCTTCGGCCACCGCCTGCCAGAGATGTTCGCGGGGGAGCAGCGCACCGCCGGCGGCGTCCCCTTCCCGCACCCGGCGGCCTGCCGCCCCGCGGCCGTCGCGGCGGCCGGCGCGGTGCAGATCCTCCTCGCCCTCGCCGGACTGCGCCCCGACGTCCCGGCCGGGACGGTCGCCGTGCGCCCGCTCGGCAACCCCCCGCTCGGCGCGATGCAACTGACCGGACTGACCCTCGCCGAGCAGCCCTTCGCCGTACGGATCAGCCGGCTCGGCATGGGCATGGTCGAGGAAGCCGCGGACGGTCTGCAACTGGGCTCCTGA
- a CDS encoding DUF4192 domain-containing protein: MNPHSEPHEPGIDDTHPHGARHTRAPRNDPAPHTVGTDHDPTATDGDPAPPSPARPSPPAPSTPHDHPPTPYDPPSPALSCSAHAPPTEAESPTDAADPTDPAAGAPAEPQVTLRGPAELADALPYLLGFYPDDSIVMVAVHGERARFGGRLRLGIPTDPSHWPDVGDQLADCLISGARKRADQLVGVLVFLCREPAPGQSGQDVKERLRPLAQRLRTACGALDVPVLEALCLSNGRYWSYCCPDYRCCPADGTPLFLPGTSVMAAAAAYAGMQVRGSLKEMEARLAPRTGRRGADQEKALDEAAAELLPRMLRPDGATAVRRATLEHTAAMIHRFRQDTPSGSNRARDACDDALITDAEAATLILGLQDRTTRDRAAEWMDGPDAAAALRLWRALARRCTGGYGEHAAAPLTLAGWVCWSTADGPAARVALSRALTADPDCLFAQLLHRAINEGLDPEPLRRCLRRQREEADETDETDETDETEVTEATEKARTAETTADGTAEPPAGRPHRAQRPTPPRPGDSTRHRGPRGGTGPGSRTTGAPGDRRTGRDGDRSRR; the protein is encoded by the coding sequence ATGAATCCGCACAGCGAACCGCACGAGCCCGGCATCGACGACACCCACCCGCACGGGGCGCGGCACACCCGCGCCCCGCGCAACGACCCCGCCCCCCACACCGTCGGGACGGACCACGACCCCACCGCCACCGACGGCGATCCCGCACCCCCGTCCCCGGCCCGCCCGAGCCCACCCGCCCCCTCGACACCCCACGACCACCCGCCCACCCCCTACGACCCTCCGAGCCCCGCCCTCTCCTGCAGTGCCCACGCTCCGCCCACCGAGGCCGAGAGCCCCACCGACGCCGCCGACCCCACCGACCCGGCCGCGGGCGCGCCAGCCGAGCCCCAGGTCACCCTGCGCGGCCCGGCCGAACTCGCCGACGCCCTGCCGTACCTCCTCGGCTTCTATCCGGACGACAGCATCGTCATGGTCGCCGTGCACGGCGAGCGCGCCCGGTTCGGCGGCCGGCTCCGGCTCGGCATCCCCACCGACCCGTCGCACTGGCCCGACGTCGGCGACCAACTCGCCGACTGCCTGATCTCCGGCGCCCGCAAGCGCGCCGACCAACTCGTCGGCGTTCTCGTCTTCCTCTGCCGGGAACCGGCGCCCGGCCAGAGCGGCCAGGACGTCAAGGAGCGCCTCCGCCCCCTGGCCCAGCGGCTGCGCACCGCCTGCGGCGCCCTGGACGTGCCGGTCCTGGAAGCCCTGTGCCTCTCCAACGGCCGCTACTGGTCCTACTGTTGCCCCGACTACCGCTGCTGCCCCGCCGACGGCACCCCCCTGTTCCTGCCCGGCACGTCCGTCATGGCCGCGGCCGCCGCCTACGCCGGAATGCAGGTGCGCGGCTCGCTCAAGGAGATGGAGGCCCGGCTCGCGCCCCGCACCGGACGGCGCGGCGCCGACCAGGAAAAGGCGCTGGACGAAGCAGCCGCCGAACTCCTGCCGCGGATGCTCCGGCCGGACGGCGCCACCGCCGTCCGACGCGCCACCCTCGAACACACCGCCGCGATGATCCACCGGTTCCGTCAGGACACCCCCTCCGGCAGCAACCGCGCCCGCGACGCCTGCGACGACGCGCTGATCACCGACGCCGAGGCCGCCACCCTCATCCTGGGCCTCCAGGACCGCACCACCCGCGACCGTGCCGCGGAATGGATGGACGGTCCCGACGCCGCGGCGGCCCTCAGGCTCTGGCGCGCCCTCGCCCGCCGCTGCACCGGCGGCTACGGCGAACACGCGGCGGCGCCCCTGACCCTCGCCGGCTGGGTCTGCTGGTCCACCGCGGACGGCCCCGCCGCCCGCGTCGCCCTCAGCCGCGCCCTGACCGCCGACCCCGACTGCCTCTTCGCCCAGCTGCTGCACCGCGCCATCAACGAGGGCCTGGACCCCGAGCCGCTGCGCCGCTGCCTGCGCCGACAGCGCGAGGAGGCCGACGAGACCGACGAGACCGACGAGACCGACGAGACCGAGGTGACCGAAGCGACCGAGAAGGCCCGGACCGCCGAGACCACCGCCGACGGCACCGCCGAGCCCCCGGCGGGCCGACCGCACCGCGCACAGCGCCCGACCCCACCGCGCCCGGGGGACTCCACCCGGCACCGCGGCCCACGGGGCGGCACCGGCCCCGGCTCCCGCACGACCGGAGCGCCGGGCGACCGCCGGACCGGAAGGGACGGTGACCGAAGCCGGCGGTGA
- a CDS encoding ArsR/SmtB family transcription factor: MDQVLRRDGNESQTGADHADRPVRPQVVRDLQEFHAHAVAPYWAAIARALHADRTARGQIMLSDGVGKLLGTLHPAIRWTPPVLEIPGTGDDVKLEADGLVLAPSLFLAGRPPTLLGDGDDACQVTLVYPTPAHSDWAETLWEPKECADHALHALVGRTRAAVLESLTRSRTTTEVGESVGISSAAASQHTSVLRAAGLITTVRTFNKVQHTLTPLGGALLHGDLSGRPTARPSAGSPQR, translated from the coding sequence ATGGACCAGGTCCTGCGGCGCGACGGCAACGAGTCGCAGACCGGCGCCGACCACGCCGACCGACCCGTTCGGCCACAAGTCGTCCGCGATCTGCAGGAGTTCCACGCCCATGCGGTCGCGCCCTACTGGGCCGCGATCGCCAGGGCACTGCACGCCGACCGCACCGCCCGTGGCCAGATCATGCTCAGCGACGGCGTCGGCAAACTGCTCGGCACCCTCCACCCGGCCATTCGCTGGACGCCGCCGGTCCTGGAGATACCGGGCACCGGCGACGACGTGAAGCTGGAGGCGGACGGGCTGGTCCTGGCCCCCTCCCTCTTCCTGGCCGGCCGCCCGCCCACGCTCCTGGGCGACGGCGACGACGCCTGCCAGGTGACCCTGGTCTACCCCACTCCCGCGCACAGCGACTGGGCGGAGACCCTCTGGGAACCCAAGGAGTGCGCCGACCACGCCCTGCACGCCCTGGTGGGCCGCACCCGGGCGGCCGTCCTCGAAAGCCTGACCCGCAGCCGTACGACCACCGAGGTCGGCGAGAGCGTCGGAATCTCCTCCGCCGCGGCCAGCCAGCACACTTCGGTCCTGCGCGCGGCCGGCCTGATCACCACCGTGCGCACCTTCAACAAGGTCCAGCACACCCTCACCCCCCTCGGCGGCGCACTCCTCCACGGGGACCTGAGCGGCCGGCCCACCGCACGACCGTCGGCCGGCTCCCCGCAACGATGA
- the leuD gene encoding 3-isopropylmalate dehydratase small subunit, whose protein sequence is MTASPPSSHPMPDRTPEPSPENRPPTGPTPFQVYTARAVALRRDNIDTDQIVPAEFCKRVTKTGYADALFARWRKEPDFIVDRPVHRGAGVLLAGRNFGIGSSREHAVWALKDGGFRVVIATGFGDIFQRNAMNNGLLPVDQPLSVVELLMAEVERDPEREITVDLVNCRLTTGSSEGADGWDFTVNERARQLLLKGQDAISATLQRDASIARYEAGRPDWLPTLRPTD, encoded by the coding sequence TTGACCGCCTCGCCCCCCTCTTCGCATCCGATGCCGGACCGGACGCCGGAGCCGTCCCCGGAGAACCGCCCGCCAACCGGCCCGACGCCGTTTCAGGTCTACACCGCGCGGGCGGTCGCCCTGCGCCGGGACAATATCGACACCGATCAGATCGTGCCCGCCGAATTCTGCAAGAGGGTAACGAAAACCGGTTATGCGGACGCGCTGTTCGCCCGTTGGCGAAAGGAACCCGACTTCATTGTGGACCGCCCCGTGCACCGGGGCGCCGGAGTGCTGCTGGCGGGCCGCAACTTCGGAATCGGCAGCTCCCGGGAGCACGCCGTATGGGCGCTGAAAGACGGCGGGTTCAGGGTCGTCATCGCCACCGGTTTCGGTGACATCTTCCAGCGCAATGCGATGAACAACGGATTGCTGCCGGTGGACCAACCGCTGTCGGTCGTGGAACTCCTGATGGCCGAGGTGGAGCGGGACCCGGAGCGGGAAATCACCGTCGACCTGGTGAATTGCCGGCTGACGACGGGAAGTTCCGAGGGGGCGGACGGCTGGGACTTCACCGTGAACGAACGGGCCAGGCAACTCCTCCTCAAGGGCCAGGATGCCATTTCGGCCACCCTGCAGCGCGACGCCTCCATCGCGCGGTATGAGGCGGGCCGCCCCGACTGGCTGCCCACGTTGCGCCCGACTGACTGA
- the leuC gene encoding 3-isopropylmalate dehydratase large subunit, whose translation MSIPRTTAEPSGATAPGKSGAPEVPAAPATAAEPRTLAEKLWESHVVHRAPGEPDLLYVDLHLTHEATSPQAFDGLRLTGRGVRRPELTLALEDHNVPTDTHEVQDPVSRTQLDTLRANCAAHGVELYPMGHPRQGIVHVVGPQLGLVQPGMTVVCGDSHTSTHGAFGALAFGIGTSDVEHVLATQCLAIDRPRTMAVEFTGTLPPEVGAKDLILALIARIGTNGGRGHMIEYRGEIVRGLSMEARMTLCNMTIEAGARAGLIAPDRTTFAYLAGRPHAPEGARWDAALAHWRTLHTDPGATFDRTVTVDVSALTPLVTWGTNPGQVAPVAGVVPDPEELADPQARQAAHRALDYMDLTPGTALRELAIDVVFLGSCTNGRIEDLRAAAGVLRGRRVADGTRLIVVPGSAQVRAQAEREGLDEVITAAGGEWRLPGCSMCLGMNADRLRGAQRCASTSNRNYEGRQGGQARTHLVSPSVAAATAVVGRLAAPADLVP comes from the coding sequence ATGAGCATCCCGAGAACGACCGCCGAACCGTCCGGCGCCACCGCCCCGGGGAAGAGCGGCGCACCGGAAGTGCCCGCCGCACCGGCAACCGCCGCCGAACCGAGAACGCTCGCCGAGAAACTGTGGGAAAGCCATGTCGTCCACCGGGCGCCGGGCGAGCCCGATCTGCTCTACGTCGATCTGCACCTGACGCACGAGGCCACCTCCCCCCAGGCGTTCGACGGACTCCGCCTCACCGGACGCGGTGTGCGCCGCCCCGAGCTGACCCTCGCGCTGGAGGACCACAACGTCCCCACCGACACCCACGAGGTCCAGGACCCCGTCAGCCGCACCCAACTCGACACCCTGCGCGCCAACTGCGCGGCCCACGGCGTCGAGCTCTACCCGATGGGCCACCCCCGCCAGGGCATCGTCCACGTCGTCGGACCCCAACTGGGGCTGGTCCAACCGGGGATGACGGTGGTCTGCGGCGACAGCCACACCTCCACCCACGGCGCGTTCGGCGCCCTCGCCTTCGGCATCGGCACCAGCGACGTCGAGCACGTGCTGGCCACCCAGTGCCTGGCGATCGACCGCCCCCGCACCATGGCCGTCGAGTTCACCGGGACGCTGCCGCCCGAGGTCGGGGCCAAGGACCTGATCCTCGCGCTGATCGCCCGGATCGGCACCAACGGCGGCCGCGGCCACATGATCGAATACCGGGGCGAGATCGTCCGCGGGCTGTCCATGGAGGCTCGGATGACGCTGTGCAACATGACCATCGAGGCCGGCGCCCGCGCGGGCCTGATCGCCCCCGACCGGACCACCTTCGCCTACCTGGCCGGGCGCCCCCACGCCCCCGAGGGCGCCCGGTGGGACGCCGCGCTGGCCCATTGGCGCACCCTGCACACCGACCCCGGCGCCACCTTCGACCGCACGGTCACCGTGGACGTCTCCGCCCTCACCCCGCTCGTCACCTGGGGCACCAACCCCGGCCAGGTCGCCCCGGTGGCGGGCGTCGTCCCGGACCCCGAGGAACTGGCCGACCCCCAGGCCCGTCAGGCCGCCCACCGCGCCCTGGACTACATGGACCTCACCCCCGGCACCGCCCTGCGCGAACTGGCCATCGACGTGGTCTTCCTCGGCTCCTGCACCAACGGCCGGATCGAGGACCTGCGGGCCGCCGCCGGCGTGCTGCGGGGCCGCCGGGTCGCCGACGGCACCCGGCTGATCGTGGTCCCGGGTTCCGCGCAGGTGCGCGCCCAGGCCGAGCGGGAGGGCCTGGACGAGGTGATCACCGCCGCCGGCGGCGAATGGCGGCTGCCCGGCTGCTCGATGTGCCTGGGTATGAACGCCGACCGGCTGCGCGGCGCCCAGCGCTGCGCCTCCACCTCGAACCGCAACTACGAGGGCCGCCAGGGCGGGCAGGCCCGCACCCACCTCGTCTCGCCGTCCGTGGCCGCCGCGACCGCCGTGGTCGGCCGTCTCGCCGCACCGGCCGACCTGGTCCCGTAG
- a CDS encoding alpha/beta hydrolase, with protein MLGKRRLTRVIGLVLLSVVGSGGWVAGSAQQAVTGPPPGAAAWRADRSLGRALPDPAGAAPREVAAFFARLDGVRREELAARHPLVVGNLDGAPLSLRYRANSLAIRAEEEKAERRGDGRSAARYAAFLRPGRRILAFDPRGRGQLAEVYGDLAAARRTAVVVPGSDIDLGSFERAEDPYGTPSGMARALRAKMAENTPGTPTAVIAWAGYTTPVGLGPDAATGRLAEAGAPRLNRLLAGLRALGRPAPSVFCHSYGSVVCGVAAPDTAPGAVADLVFLGSPGTRADTAAGLRSTARVWAARDATDWIGDAPHTRLLGLGHGTDPTDPAYGARRVSADRARGHTGYFAPGTDSLANFADITLGAYHAVRCAADRQECRHDLG; from the coding sequence ATGCTCGGGAAGAGGCGGCTGACACGTGTGATCGGGCTGGTTCTCCTCTCCGTCGTGGGTAGCGGCGGCTGGGTCGCGGGCAGTGCGCAGCAGGCCGTCACGGGCCCGCCGCCGGGCGCCGCCGCCTGGCGCGCGGACCGTTCCCTGGGCCGGGCGCTGCCCGATCCGGCGGGCGCCGCACCGCGGGAGGTGGCGGCTTTCTTCGCGCGGCTGGACGGTGTGCGGCGGGAGGAGTTGGCGGCGCGCCACCCGCTCGTCGTGGGAAATCTCGACGGGGCTCCGCTTTCCCTGCGCTATCGGGCCAATTCCCTGGCGATAAGGGCCGAGGAGGAGAAAGCGGAAAGGCGGGGGGACGGGCGGAGTGCCGCACGGTACGCCGCGTTCCTCCGGCCCGGGCGGCGGATTCTCGCCTTCGATCCGCGCGGGCGCGGCCAACTCGCCGAGGTCTACGGTGATTTGGCGGCGGCGCGGCGGACGGCCGTCGTCGTGCCCGGTTCCGATATCGATCTCGGGTCGTTCGAGCGGGCCGAGGATCCGTACGGCACGCCGTCCGGTATGGCGCGGGCGTTGCGCGCCAAGATGGCCGAAAACACCCCTGGCACGCCGACCGCGGTGATCGCCTGGGCGGGGTACACGACCCCGGTCGGCCTGGGCCCGGATGCCGCCACCGGCCGCCTGGCCGAGGCCGGCGCGCCCCGGCTGAACCGCCTCCTGGCCGGTCTGCGGGCCCTCGGCCGGCCGGCGCCCAGCGTGTTCTGCCACAGCTACGGCTCAGTCGTGTGCGGGGTGGCGGCACCGGACACGGCCCCGGGCGCCGTCGCCGACCTGGTCTTCCTCGGCAGCCCCGGCACCCGCGCGGACACCGCCGCCGGTCTGCGCAGCACCGCCCGCGTCTGGGCGGCCCGGGACGCCACCGACTGGATCGGCGACGCCCCGCACACCCGCCTGCTGGGTCTGGGCCACGGCACGGACCCCACCGATCCCGCCTACGGTGCGCGCCGCGTCTCCGCCGACCGCGCCCGGGGCCACACCGGCTATTTCGCCCCCGGCACCGATTCCCTGGCCAACTTCGCCGACATCACCCTCGGCGCGTACCACGCCGTCCGCTGCGCCGCCGACCGGCAGGAGTGCCGCCATGACCTCGGTTGA
- a CDS encoding acyltransferase family protein, which translates to MTSVDLLAPVRRAVAAVDARTPVGRDRALDGLRALALLSVPTGHWLLGGFTRDADGALHNASPLTALGFLAPLSWVLQMLGVFFLVGGHASVLSYRRAAARGTSTARWLRGRLARLGRPVVGVTAVWAALLPLLSVLGVPAATLRTGATLVVQPLWFVGVYAGVTALTPFCARAARRLGGWAAAPLLGCVAVVDLLRYGPSAAAMPGWLGLLNLLPGWLFAYQLGVSWGEKRLGKRAGWVLLAGGAALFALLLLVFHYPASMVGVPGRDRTNSHPPSLLVLALAAAQSGAAVLLRDRLGRLLRRPALWAPVVLINLSAMTVFCWHQTAMLAAAVPGSFFGAVPGLTTAPDGLPWIVARLAWLPVFAAALLLIGWYARRFEAPWTGATRGRRAAAALLATGFALYTVAGW; encoded by the coding sequence ATGACCTCGGTTGATCTCCTGGCCCCGGTGCGCCGTGCGGTCGCGGCGGTGGACGCCCGCACGCCGGTCGGCCGGGACCGCGCCCTGGACGGTCTGCGGGCCCTCGCCCTGCTGTCCGTACCGACCGGCCACTGGCTGCTCGGCGGCTTCACCCGCGACGCGGACGGGGCCCTGCACAACGCCAGCCCGCTGACCGCCCTCGGTTTCCTCGCGCCGCTGAGCTGGGTGCTGCAGATGCTCGGGGTCTTCTTCCTGGTCGGCGGCCACGCGTCGGTGCTCTCGTACCGGCGGGCCGCCGCGCGCGGCACGTCCACGGCCCGGTGGCTGCGCGGGCGGCTGGCCCGCCTGGGCCGTCCGGTGGTCGGGGTGACGGCGGTTTGGGCCGCCTTGCTGCCGCTGCTGTCCGTGCTGGGGGTGCCGGCCGCCACGCTGCGCACCGGGGCGACGCTGGTCGTCCAGCCGCTGTGGTTCGTCGGCGTCTATGCGGGAGTGACGGCGCTGACCCCGTTCTGCGCGCGGGCCGCGCGGCGGCTGGGCGGCTGGGCGGCGGCGCCGCTGCTCGGCTGCGTCGCCGTGGTCGATCTGCTGCGCTACGGGCCGTCCGCGGCGGCGATGCCCGGTTGGCTGGGTCTGCTCAACCTCCTCCCCGGGTGGCTGTTCGCCTATCAACTCGGCGTGAGCTGGGGCGAGAAGCGGCTGGGGAAGCGGGCCGGGTGGGTGCTGCTGGCCGGTGGCGCCGCGCTGTTCGCGCTGCTGCTGCTCGTCTTCCACTACCCCGCGAGCATGGTCGGCGTCCCCGGCCGGGACCGCACCAACTCCCATCCGCCGTCCCTCCTCGTCCTGGCGCTGGCCGCCGCCCAGTCCGGTGCCGCCGTGCTGCTGCGCGACCGCCTCGGCCGGCTGCTGCGCCGCCCGGCCCTGTGGGCGCCGGTCGTCCTGATCAACCTCTCGGCGATGACGGTCTTCTGCTGGCACCAGACGGCGATGCTCGCCGCGGCCGTGCCGGGCTCCTTCTTCGGCGCGGTGCCGGGGCTGACCACGGCGCCCGACGGCCTGCCGTGGATCGTGGCCCGGCTGGCGTGGTTGCCCGTCTTCGCGGCGGCGCTGCTCCTGATCGGGTGGTACGCGCGGCGCTTCGAGGCCCCCTGGACCGGGGCGACCAGGGGGCGGCGGGCCGCCGCCGCGCTGCTCGCCACCGGGTTCGCGCTCTACACGGTCGCCGGGTGGTGA